A part of Antennarius striatus isolate MH-2024 chromosome 21, ASM4005453v1, whole genome shotgun sequence genomic DNA contains:
- the LOC137588006 gene encoding transmembrane protein 100 produces MGCSSGRQPPAPVLHPDLDCIHSSDASTLPQDSENQNQGLTCNGEEDGDENVRGDQVKPPESLPTLEKLAQATGGAEKSWYRCVFPFGVISLVIGMAGTGVTFTFDTPLQTKVVSVGLLCTGVMMLLVAAVCWRAHRLRKRKKKEGGFFTNDQGTL; encoded by the coding sequence ATGGGCTGCTCCTCAGGCCGCCAGCCCCCAGCCCCAGTCCTTCACCCGGACCTCGACTGCATCCACAGTAGTGATGCCAGCACCTTACCCCAGGACTctgagaaccagaaccagggtCTGACCTGCAATGGAGAAGAAGACGGGGATGAAAATGTCAGAGGTGACCAAGTCAAACCTCCAGAATCTCTTCCCACACTGGAAAAACTTGCTCAGGCTACAGGCGGGGCGGAAAAGTCCTGGTACCGCTGCGTGTTCCCATTTGGTGTGATATCCCTGGTGATTGGAATGGCAGGCACTGGAGTGACTTTCACATTTGACACACCGCTTCAGACCAAAGTGGTGTCAGTGGGATTGCTGTGCACTGGcgtgatgatgctgctggtggcAGCTGTCTGTTGGAGGGCACACAgattgaggaagaggaaaaagaaggaaggaggatTCTTCACTAATGACCAGGGTACTTTGTGA